A stretch of the Porifericola rhodea genome encodes the following:
- a CDS encoding glycoside hydrolase family 117 protein yields the protein MAISCTQRSESKTTESSRAFPFTLPKEKPDMPLSAAMERNYSAYMAPRPEDNELYSQFKYTELKGFDYNNHDGTISRRDPSKVIFANGKYYVWYTYRNTPTPPQGADNSNDTIPSSDWDLAEIWYATSEDGFTWEEQGVAVPRPPKPHVGWRSVSTCDILEWEGKYYLYYQGFMEASGKRGDDCPVAVSYADSPDGPWTPTHKVVIPNGAAGEWDQYSIHDPHPFVYRGKIYLYYKSDFDGDPRLVRMQGLATAEDPLGPFTKHPLNPVINSGHETSLFPFKEGMAAMVTRDGNEHHTIQYAKDGVNFEIASIVTLLPTAAGSFIPDAFTNTDNGRGISWGLSHFTNATSWDQNHAVLTRFDCDLSLDIDDYDMKHHNEYYKPEFYYQHSLNKKQKERIEKANQKLQSATE from the coding sequence ATGGCAATATCCTGTACACAAAGGAGCGAATCAAAAACGACTGAAAGCTCGCGGGCTTTTCCCTTTACCTTACCTAAAGAAAAGCCAGATATGCCGCTAAGTGCAGCCATGGAGCGAAACTATAGCGCTTATATGGCTCCACGGCCAGAAGATAATGAACTGTACTCCCAGTTTAAATATACCGAACTTAAGGGGTTTGACTACAACAACCATGATGGTACCATATCTCGTCGTGACCCTTCTAAAGTCATCTTTGCCAATGGCAAATATTATGTTTGGTATACTTACAGAAACACGCCTACGCCCCCACAGGGAGCAGACAATAGTAATGACACTATACCGTCCTCTGACTGGGATCTGGCAGAGATCTGGTATGCGACCAGTGAAGATGGTTTTACCTGGGAGGAACAGGGAGTAGCGGTGCCGCGTCCACCTAAACCTCATGTAGGATGGCGCTCGGTCAGCACCTGCGACATTCTGGAATGGGAAGGCAAGTACTACCTCTATTATCAGGGTTTTATGGAAGCCAGCGGCAAGCGTGGAGATGATTGTCCGGTAGCAGTATCTTATGCCGACTCACCCGATGGCCCCTGGACTCCTACACACAAAGTAGTAATCCCTAATGGTGCTGCAGGAGAGTGGGATCAGTACTCTATCCATGACCCTCATCCTTTTGTGTACCGTGGAAAGATTTACCTTTATTATAAGTCAGACTTTGATGGAGATCCCCGGCTAGTGCGTATGCAGGGTTTAGCCACTGCTGAAGATCCTTTAGGGCCGTTTACAAAACACCCTCTGAACCCAGTAATTAATTCTGGACATGAGACCTCACTTTTTCCCTTTAAAGAAGGAATGGCTGCAATGGTCACCAGAGATGGTAACGAGCACCATACCATACAGTATGCTAAAGACGGAGTCAATTTTGAAATAGCTTCTATCGTTACCCTGCTACCTACTGCTGCGGGTTCTTTTATACCCGATGCTTTCACGAATACAGATAATGGGCGAGGCATCAGCTGGGGACTCTCACATTTTACCAATGCCACTAGCTGGGATCAAAATCATGCGGTTCTGACTCGTTTTGATTGTGACCTGAGCCTGGACATAGATGACTACGATATGAAGCACCATAATGAGTACTACAAACCAGAATTCTATTATCAGCATAGCCTTAACAAAAAGCAGAAGGAAAGAATAGAGAAAGCTAATCAGAAACTCCAAAGTGCTACAGAGTAG
- a CDS encoding family 16 glycosylhydrolase produces the protein MHTKIPAFLLSLLFIFLVGNACARASHTLHLKAGPPKPPIGKRWVLNPDFSDEFNGTVLDTSKWLDYHPSWIGREPGLFLPSQVSVKDGYLQIRGSKMEQDTVIHAYGRDLTFNIAGGAVVSKKSAYLGYYECRFKAAATSMSTTFWFSGAAQAGPRACDRYSLEWDIQECIGRVGDFQGSHFASGMHSNAHYWYTDCEGERHDYRATQIIFNDDELASEGFHVYGGWWRDETSASYYYDDRAPKHQKFYDAISEQPFDKPMYMRLVSETYPSPWIELPTDEELADTTRSVAYYDWVRGYQLVDALEPNPEVSLEPALKIYEESISFDTLSLSLKNASVLNIPLSYKANKERVINLTLLDSQGSKVADATFTAFAGYAYLSYELALNQDIASATDYRLVASLNSAEAGKAKRLDVSHLIIHLHD, from the coding sequence ATGCACACAAAGATACCAGCCTTTTTACTGAGCCTTCTTTTTATCTTTTTAGTCGGTAATGCCTGCGCCAGAGCCAGTCATACACTGCACCTGAAAGCGGGGCCTCCTAAACCTCCCATAGGTAAAAGGTGGGTACTCAATCCAGACTTTTCTGATGAGTTTAACGGTACGGTGCTGGACACCAGTAAGTGGTTAGACTACCACCCAAGCTGGATAGGACGAGAACCCGGTCTTTTCTTACCTTCTCAGGTATCAGTAAAAGATGGTTACTTACAAATAAGGGGTAGCAAAATGGAGCAAGATACCGTTATTCATGCTTATGGCAGAGACCTGACATTTAATATTGCCGGGGGAGCGGTGGTATCTAAAAAATCGGCTTACCTCGGTTATTACGAATGCAGGTTTAAGGCAGCTGCCACATCTATGTCTACCACTTTTTGGTTTTCGGGCGCAGCTCAAGCGGGCCCCCGAGCTTGTGATAGATACAGCCTGGAGTGGGACATTCAGGAGTGTATAGGTCGGGTAGGAGATTTTCAGGGCAGCCACTTCGCCAGCGGTATGCATTCCAATGCACACTATTGGTATACAGACTGTGAAGGGGAAAGACATGACTATCGGGCTACTCAGATTATCTTTAACGATGATGAACTGGCTTCAGAAGGTTTTCATGTGTATGGTGGGTGGTGGCGAGACGAAACTTCTGCCAGCTACTACTACGATGATCGTGCGCCAAAGCATCAAAAATTTTATGATGCAATAAGCGAGCAACCCTTTGATAAACCTATGTATATGCGCCTGGTTTCTGAAACTTATCCCTCTCCCTGGATAGAGCTGCCTACTGACGAAGAACTGGCCGACACTACTCGCAGCGTAGCCTATTACGACTGGGTCAGAGGCTATCAGTTAGTAGATGCGCTGGAGCCTAACCCTGAAGTTAGTTTAGAGCCAGCACTCAAGATATATGAGGAGAGCATAAGTTTTGATACTTTGAGTCTCAGCCTTAAGAATGCTTCAGTATTAAATATTCCACTCAGCTATAAAGCTAACAAGGAGCGAGTTATCAATCTTACATTGCTTGACTCCCAAGGTAGCAAAGTAGCTGATGCTACATTTACTGCCTTTGCAGGATATGCATACTTAAGCTATGAACTTGCACTAAATCAGGACATAGCGTCTGCTACCGACTATAGGTTGGTAGCTTCTCTTAACTCAGCAGAGGCAGGCAAGGCAAAAAGGCTGGATGTGAGCCACCTCATCATTCACCTGCATGACTAA
- a CDS encoding SDR family NAD(P)-dependent oxidoreductase — METTKNTRAEAHLKHDAKTALVSGANKGIGLETVRQLLQKGIYVFMGSRDIRQGQQALERLRAEGLKEAEVLVLDVNDTRSVEAALAYIAGKTTHLDILINNAGIHGGMPYTALEASTEQFSAVLETNLLGVVRLTQAALKLMKPSPAPRIVNVSSSVGSLSLQSTPDWPAYHQAKYAVYASSKAALNMYTIHLAYELRDSAFKVNAVCPGYTKTDFTGHQGGEVEVAGRRILKYALIDREGPSGKFFSEETNPETEEIPW, encoded by the coding sequence ATGGAAACTACAAAGAACACAAGAGCGGAAGCTCATCTGAAGCATGACGCCAAAACAGCATTAGTCAGTGGGGCTAACAAAGGGATAGGGCTTGAAACCGTCCGGCAGTTATTACAAAAAGGCATATATGTATTTATGGGAAGCCGGGACATCCGGCAAGGACAGCAGGCCTTAGAGCGCTTGCGGGCAGAGGGACTCAAGGAAGCAGAAGTGCTGGTGCTGGATGTCAATGATACCAGATCTGTAGAAGCCGCTCTGGCGTATATAGCTGGCAAAACTACGCATCTGGATATTCTCATCAACAATGCGGGTATACATGGAGGTATGCCCTATACCGCTCTGGAGGCCAGTACCGAACAGTTTAGCGCGGTTCTGGAAACCAACCTCTTAGGCGTAGTAAGGCTTACGCAGGCTGCCCTGAAGTTGATGAAGCCATCTCCCGCACCCAGAATCGTAAATGTAAGTAGCAGTGTCGGGTCTTTAAGTCTGCAATCTACGCCCGACTGGCCCGCCTATCATCAGGCAAAATACGCCGTATATGCTTCCTCTAAAGCAGCCCTGAATATGTACACTATCCACCTGGCTTATGAGTTAAGAGATAGTGCCTTTAAGGTGAATGCGGTATGCCCCGGCTATACCAAAACGGATTTTACCGGTCATCAGGGAGGAGAAGTAGAAGTAGCGGGTAGGCGTATTCTAAAATATGCGCTCATAGATAGAGAGGGACCCAGCGGAAAGTTCTTCAGCGAAGAGACTAATCCTGAAACTGAAGAAATACCCTGGTAG
- a CDS encoding DUF6326 family protein: protein MLENYSVNVKIKLAGLWTSLMFLYIYGDYFELYTPNKVEYMLNADVILNSPAKLFAASFILALPALMISLSLTLRPKINKLLNIVVAGLLTIVVGLVISTSLTPWYAFYFFYGVLEIGITVWIIVTALKWPKVRL from the coding sequence ATGCTGGAAAATTACAGTGTCAACGTAAAAATCAAGCTGGCTGGTCTCTGGACCTCACTTATGTTTCTTTATATCTACGGAGATTATTTTGAACTCTACACACCTAATAAGGTAGAGTATATGCTCAATGCGGATGTCATCTTAAACAGCCCTGCTAAACTTTTTGCGGCTTCATTCATACTTGCGCTTCCGGCACTAATGATAAGCCTCTCTCTTACACTGCGCCCCAAAATAAATAAGCTTCTCAATATAGTAGTAGCAGGTTTGCTTACTATTGTGGTGGGGTTGGTGATCAGCACTTCCCTGACACCCTGGTATGCCTTTTATTTCTTCTATGGTGTGCTTGAAATAGGAATTACAGTTTGGATAATTGTAACTGCACTTAAATGGCCCAAAGTAAGGCTTTAA
- a CDS encoding winged helix-turn-helix transcriptional regulator, which produces MKKSYCPIDTFINVVKGKRKGTIIMHLHQGDKRYSDLLKLLTDISERMLSKQLKELEADGLIQRRVFPEVPPRVEYSLTQLGEDIYPVLKGMYKGGILFDKTLEEGGTQEEAQPKI; this is translated from the coding sequence ATGAAAAAAAGTTATTGTCCCATTGACACTTTTATCAATGTAGTAAAAGGAAAAAGAAAAGGAACGATCATTATGCATCTGCATCAGGGAGATAAAAGGTATAGTGATCTGCTTAAACTGCTGACAGATATTAGTGAACGCATGCTGAGTAAGCAGCTGAAAGAACTGGAAGCCGATGGACTGATCCAGCGCAGGGTATTCCCTGAAGTTCCGCCCCGGGTGGAGTACAGCCTCACTCAGCTGGGCGAAGACATCTACCCTGTGCTTAAAGGGATGTATAAAGGGGGTATACTGTTTGATAAAACACTGGAAGAAGGCGGCACACAGGAAGAGGCTCAGCCAAAAATATAA
- a CDS encoding YhdH/YhfP family quinone oxidoreductase, whose translation MTKQNNDTFKAFRVEEAEGQFKSSVQEMPFSLLKENEIRVRVHYSSLNYKDALSATGNKGVSRNYPHTPGIDAVGVVEDTNSEGWAVGEQVIVSSYDLGMNTNGGFAEYIQVPADWAVKLPEKLSMKEAMIYGTAGLTAGMSVLRLTEKLKPEDGKIAVSGASGGVGALSLAILSKLGYTVVAISGKEQEYDFLKSLGAKEIMARAEVENFAQKPLLKPLFAGAVDTVGGVILENILKATQPMGVVSCCGNAASPKLELTVFPFILRGISLIGIDSQNYPMPYRTEVWNKLAEDWKPSHLSDTYTEIGLEDLQTKIEQMLAAKLKGRTIVKLI comes from the coding sequence ATGACGAAACAAAATAATGATACCTTTAAAGCCTTTCGGGTAGAAGAAGCCGAGGGGCAATTTAAGTCCTCTGTACAGGAGATGCCTTTTAGTCTCCTAAAAGAAAATGAAATACGGGTCAGAGTTCATTACAGTTCCCTGAATTACAAAGATGCTTTATCAGCCACAGGTAACAAGGGAGTCAGCAGAAACTACCCACATACTCCCGGTATAGATGCGGTGGGGGTGGTAGAAGATACGAATAGCGAGGGCTGGGCAGTAGGGGAGCAGGTCATCGTAAGCAGTTATGACCTGGGAATGAATACCAATGGAGGCTTTGCCGAATACATACAGGTGCCCGCTGACTGGGCCGTAAAACTTCCGGAAAAACTGAGCATGAAAGAAGCCATGATCTACGGTACTGCCGGCCTTACGGCAGGTATGTCTGTGCTGAGGCTGACAGAAAAGCTGAAGCCAGAAGACGGAAAAATAGCGGTATCGGGAGCTAGTGGTGGAGTAGGCGCCCTGAGCCTGGCCATATTAAGTAAGCTGGGCTATACCGTAGTGGCTATCAGTGGTAAAGAACAGGAGTACGACTTTCTAAAAAGCCTGGGTGCCAAAGAAATTATGGCACGTGCTGAGGTAGAAAACTTTGCTCAGAAACCTTTGTTAAAGCCGCTCTTTGCCGGTGCGGTAGATACCGTAGGCGGTGTAATTCTGGAGAATATCCTGAAAGCCACCCAGCCTATGGGAGTCGTAAGCTGCTGTGGCAATGCGGCCTCTCCTAAACTAGAGCTGACCGTCTTTCCTTTTATCCTGCGAGGCATCAGTTTGATAGGTATAGACTCTCAAAACTATCCCATGCCTTATCGTACAGAGGTATGGAACAAATTAGCGGAAGACTGGAAGCCCTCCCATCTCTCAGATACCTATACAGAGATTGGCCTTGAGGACCTACAGACTAAGATTGAGCAGATGCTAGCGGCAAAGCTGAAAGGCAGAACCATCGTAAAGTTAATATAA
- a CDS encoding HD domain-containing protein has protein sequence MNQQLVIEQTIAYVKQELANAEGGHDWWHIYRVWQLSKKIAATENVNAFVVELGALLHDIADAKFHDGDEEIGPRKARAFLSSLHLEEDLITHIENIIANISFKGGNHTQAFTSPELNVVQDADRLDAIGAIGIARTFNYGGFKGRELYHPEVKPRLNMTKEEYKKSQAPTINHFYEKLLLLKDRMHTKTAKAMAEHRHQYMQQFLEEFYQEWEGER, from the coding sequence ATGAACCAGCAATTAGTAATTGAGCAAACCATTGCTTACGTAAAGCAGGAATTAGCCAATGCCGAAGGCGGCCACGACTGGTGGCATATTTATCGGGTCTGGCAGCTTTCTAAAAAAATAGCGGCTACAGAAAATGTAAATGCCTTCGTCGTAGAGTTGGGAGCTCTGCTGCATGATATTGCCGACGCTAAATTTCATGATGGCGACGAAGAAATAGGCCCACGAAAAGCCAGAGCCTTTTTAAGTTCACTACATCTTGAGGAAGACCTGATCACCCATATAGAAAATATCATTGCCAACATCTCCTTTAAAGGAGGTAATCATACGCAGGCGTTTACTTCGCCGGAGCTAAACGTAGTACAGGATGCCGACAGGCTGGATGCGATAGGAGCCATCGGTATAGCACGTACGTTTAACTATGGAGGCTTTAAAGGAAGAGAGCTGTATCATCCTGAAGTGAAACCCCGGCTAAACATGACCAAAGAAGAGTACAAAAAAAGCCAGGCACCTACCATTAATCATTTTTACGAAAAGCTACTCTTGTTAAAAGATCGCATGCATACCAAAACTGCCAAAGCTATGGCTGAGCATCGCCATCAGTATATGCAGCAGTTTCTGGAGGAGTTTTATCAGGAGTGGGAGGGAGAGCGATAA
- a CDS encoding Crp/Fnr family transcriptional regulator: MKELIDYVLLFGNLNSRQIALLEQQAEELLLHKNEYFSEAGKIPRQVGFIVEGVIRGCYYNRQGEEITRCLISEHSLVVDYIHFEARTAASEYLQACTDCRLIVFSRQKWEELSYTILGWENIQNKMVQKCLYQKSRKSPVISQDATTRYLEFIEHYPGLINRIPLAYIASYLGMTQQSLSRIRKNIR; encoded by the coding sequence ATGAAAGAACTCATAGACTATGTGCTGCTTTTCGGGAACCTGAACTCTCGCCAGATTGCTCTGCTGGAACAGCAGGCGGAAGAGCTGCTCCTTCATAAAAACGAATACTTTTCCGAAGCAGGTAAAATACCCCGGCAGGTGGGCTTTATTGTAGAGGGCGTTATCCGTGGATGCTACTACAACAGGCAGGGAGAGGAAATTACCCGTTGCCTGATCAGTGAACATAGCCTGGTGGTAGATTACATACATTTTGAGGCCAGGACCGCCGCCTCAGAGTACCTGCAAGCCTGTACAGATTGCCGCCTTATAGTATTCTCCCGGCAAAAGTGGGAGGAGCTGTCTTATACCATCCTTGGCTGGGAAAATATACAGAACAAGATGGTGCAGAAGTGCCTCTACCAGAAATCCAGAAAAAGCCCGGTTATTTCGCAGGATGCTACTACCCGCTATCTGGAATTTATAGAACATTATCCCGGCCTTATCAATCGTATTCCTTTGGCCTATATTGCCTCCTATCTGGGCATGACCCAGCAGTCCCTGAGTAGGATAAGAAAAAACATTCGCTAA
- a CDS encoding S1 family peptidase — protein MFIIILILSSFLSLSSLEKNEFLEDSTVINRIEKIEEALKKNQKDVWDKLNAVSGIVSGIVVALIGIYATNALNRSQKRREDLRKDQQLSISQADTLEKFLPHLMSDDPRLRESSLLIISTLLGDELATELAGKLGGEGSATALSIIASKSTEKSKDSIEVALGSVFNQLENYVVRIGMHEPDFIGNGFIFGEEGLVVTAAHVANGLTSGFYVANNSRGKMHGKIVYVSEDLDIAFIKIQEVSGIAGISAKASLPKIGSKIFTLWHSPNAGLRGEVSTVISTSAKGLSTEPEIAVSNVGSPGISGAPVIDSTGKLVGFVHASSTGHNPMTFLVPANAVVKAIEQFKNEG, from the coding sequence ATGTTTATTATTATCCTCATACTATCTTCATTCCTTAGTCTAAGTTCTTTAGAAAAGAATGAATTTCTTGAGGATTCAACAGTTATCAACAGAATTGAAAAAATTGAAGAGGCATTAAAAAAGAACCAAAAGGATGTTTGGGATAAACTTAATGCTGTCTCTGGAATAGTTTCGGGTATTGTGGTGGCTCTAATAGGTATTTACGCTACAAATGCGCTTAACAGAAGCCAGAAGAGACGGGAAGATTTACGGAAGGATCAGCAGTTATCAATCAGCCAGGCTGATACTTTGGAAAAGTTCTTACCTCATTTAATGTCTGATGACCCACGTCTGCGTGAATCTTCATTGTTAATAATATCTACCTTACTTGGTGACGAGCTTGCGACAGAGCTGGCGGGTAAACTAGGAGGTGAAGGATCTGCTACTGCCCTCTCGATAATCGCCTCAAAATCTACCGAAAAATCTAAGGATTCAATAGAAGTTGCATTAGGAAGTGTTTTCAATCAACTAGAAAACTATGTGGTGAGAATTGGTATGCATGAACCTGATTTTATAGGAAATGGGTTTATTTTTGGTGAAGAAGGCCTAGTAGTGACCGCTGCTCATGTAGCTAATGGTCTAACTTCAGGCTTTTACGTAGCTAATAATAGTAGAGGTAAAATGCATGGTAAAATTGTTTATGTATCTGAAGATTTGGACATAGCATTTATCAAAATACAAGAAGTTTCAGGTATAGCGGGAATATCTGCTAAAGCATCCTTACCAAAAATCGGAAGTAAGATATTTACCTTATGGCATTCTCCTAATGCAGGTTTAAGAGGTGAGGTGAGTACCGTAATTTCTACTTCAGCTAAAGGATTGAGTACAGAACCTGAAATTGCAGTATCAAATGTAGGCAGCCCGGGCATTAGTGGAGCACCAGTGATAGATTCTACGGGAAAGCTAGTTGGATTTGTGCATGCAAGTTCAACCGGACATAACCCCATGACTTTCCTTGTTCCGGCAAATGCAGTGGTAAAAGCTATTGAACAATTTAAAAATGAAGGCTAA
- a CDS encoding NAD-dependent epimerase/dehydratase family protein has protein sequence MSGKRIFFTGGSGKAGRHVVPYLLEQGHRVMNVDLKPLDHPGVDNLIADITDSGQMFNAMSSYAGLDELEGGNGVPHFDAVVHFAAVPRILINPDNKTFSVNTIGTYNVIEAAVKLGIKKIIIASSETTYGICFSDGQTNPDVLPLEEDYDVNPMDSYGLSKVLNEKTARAFQRRSGYDIYALRIGNVIEPHEYAELFPDYLKHPEVRRRNAFCYIDARDLGQIVDLCIQKDGLGYQVFNAGNDHNGAIIPSKELAERFFPGVPLSRELEEHEALYSNRKIREVLGFKEQHNWRKYVQPD, from the coding sequence ATGAGCGGAAAGCGAATATTTTTTACCGGAGGATCAGGCAAAGCGGGCAGGCATGTAGTACCCTACCTCCTGGAGCAGGGGCATAGAGTCATGAATGTAGACCTTAAGCCTCTGGACCACCCGGGGGTAGATAACCTGATTGCCGATATCACAGACTCCGGGCAGATGTTTAATGCGATGAGCTCCTATGCGGGGCTGGATGAGCTGGAAGGCGGAAATGGCGTGCCTCACTTTGATGCGGTGGTGCACTTTGCCGCCGTACCCAGAATCCTTATAAATCCGGATAACAAAACCTTTAGCGTTAATACCATAGGTACCTACAATGTGATAGAAGCAGCCGTAAAGCTCGGAATCAAAAAGATAATTATTGCTTCTTCGGAGACCACCTATGGTATCTGCTTTTCTGATGGGCAGACCAATCCTGATGTGCTGCCTCTGGAAGAGGATTATGATGTTAACCCTATGGATAGCTACGGCTTGTCCAAAGTGCTTAATGAGAAAACAGCTCGTGCTTTCCAGCGCCGCTCCGGCTACGATATCTACGCCCTGCGCATAGGTAATGTGATAGAGCCGCATGAGTATGCCGAGCTCTTCCCCGACTACCTCAAACACCCTGAAGTACGCCGAAGAAATGCTTTCTGCTATATAGACGCCCGCGACCTGGGGCAGATCGTAGACTTGTGTATCCAGAAGGATGGGCTGGGCTATCAGGTGTTTAATGCCGGCAACGACCACAACGGAGCCATTATCCCCAGCAAAGAACTGGCAGAAAGGTTCTTCCCCGGCGTGCCCCTCAGCCGTGAGCTGGAAGAGCATGAGGCCCTGTACTCCAACCGTAAAATCCGAGAGGTGCTGGGCTTCAAAGAGCAGCACAACTGGCGCAAGTATGTTCAGCCAGACTAA